One Methanohalophilus mahii DSM 5219 genomic window carries:
- a CDS encoding geranylgeranylglyceryl/heptaprenylglyceryl phosphate synthase translates to MQVEEYLNDIVKRDGCVHLTLIDPASQKPERAVEIAKAAVEGGTDAIMIGGSTGAVGQVLDLTLQLMKEQINVPTILFPGDSAGVSSYADAIFFMSLLNSRDINYIVTNQAMGAPLVRKFGIEPIPMAYLIVEPGGTVGWVGDARLLPRTKPELAAAYALAGTYFGMRYIYLEAGSGADEPVPVEMVGAVKHAIDKGHLIVGGGIRDHNAAAACAKAGADMIVTGTAVEDAGDVRAKIAEFVSAIKN, encoded by the coding sequence ATGCAGGTGGAAGAATACCTCAATGACATCGTGAAGAGGGACGGTTGTGTCCATCTGACACTTATAGACCCCGCCTCCCAAAAACCTGAAAGAGCGGTAGAAATTGCAAAAGCTGCCGTTGAGGGAGGCACTGATGCGATAATGATTGGGGGCTCCACCGGAGCGGTGGGCCAGGTTCTTGACCTGACCCTTCAGCTGATGAAAGAACAAATCAATGTGCCTACGATTCTTTTCCCCGGCGATTCTGCAGGCGTGAGTTCATACGCCGATGCTATTTTTTTCATGAGCCTGCTTAATTCCAGGGATATCAACTATATTGTTACCAACCAGGCGATGGGTGCCCCTCTTGTACGCAAGTTCGGTATTGAACCGATCCCAATGGCCTATCTGATCGTGGAACCAGGCGGTACGGTTGGATGGGTAGGGGATGCACGTTTGCTGCCCCGCACAAAACCGGAGCTTGCTGCAGCCTATGCTCTTGCAGGAACATATTTCGGGATGCGCTATATTTATCTCGAGGCAGGTTCGGGTGCAGATGAACCGGTTCCAGTTGAAATGGTGGGTGCTGTGAAACATGCTATTGATAAAGGACATTTGATAGTAGGTGGAGGTATCCGTGATCATAATGCTGCAGCTGCCTGTGCAAAGGCAGGAGCGGATATGATCGTGACAGGTACCGCTGTGGAAGATGCTGGCGATGTCCGCGCAAAGATTGCTGAATTCGTTTCAGCGATCAAAAATTAA
- the gatB gene encoding Asp-tRNA(Asn)/Glu-tRNA(Gln) amidotransferase subunit GatB, whose product MVYENPDGVMVGLEIHVQLNKLATKLLCGCSTDYHTSEPNTHVCPVCMGLPGCLPVLNKRAVEYAIRIGLALNCEIVEQTQFHRKNYYYPDLPKGFQTTQYDYPIVSDGRVVIEGEDGEHVVRIRRAHMEEDPGRLMHMGSIDRSKGTLIDYNRSGMALIEIVSEPDMRSPREARRFLDKLRNILEYLDVFDSTLEGSMRVDANISIGGGDRTEVKNISSHKGAERALLYEIMRQKNIKRRGEEVVMETRHFDEARGVTISMRTKEEEHDYRYFPEPDLVPMRVGSWVDGILETLPELPDARRSRFISDYRMVDTHAKALTSDIRVADFYEEVASQVDPAAAAVWVSDVLKGELNYRDLTIASFTVEDMVKIIELVVGGKITEKGAVEIIRNILDEGGCPMGIVKEKGLLKVEGDVVDQAVEEVLKENPEALEDYFAGKEKSLNFLVGQVMKKTRGRADARSVREMMLEEIDKNYR is encoded by the coding sequence ATGGTATACGAAAACCCCGATGGTGTCATGGTAGGCCTGGAGATACATGTCCAGCTCAACAAACTTGCTACCAAGTTATTATGTGGTTGTTCCACGGATTATCATACTTCAGAACCCAATACTCATGTATGTCCGGTATGTATGGGCCTTCCCGGTTGTCTACCGGTGCTGAACAAAAGGGCTGTGGAGTATGCTATCAGGATCGGACTGGCCTTAAACTGTGAGATTGTGGAACAAACCCAGTTCCATCGTAAGAATTACTACTATCCCGATCTTCCAAAAGGTTTCCAGACTACCCAGTATGATTATCCGATTGTCAGTGACGGCAGGGTGGTAATTGAAGGTGAGGATGGTGAACATGTCGTTCGGATCAGGCGTGCCCATATGGAAGAAGATCCAGGCAGACTTATGCATATGGGTTCTATTGACAGGTCAAAGGGTACACTGATTGATTACAACCGTTCGGGTATGGCCTTGATTGAGATAGTTTCCGAACCGGATATGCGCAGTCCCCGGGAAGCCAGACGTTTCCTGGACAAACTGCGTAACATCCTTGAGTATCTGGATGTCTTCGACAGTACCCTGGAAGGTTCGATGAGGGTGGATGCGAATATTTCCATAGGTGGCGGTGACCGTACCGAGGTTAAGAACATCTCTTCCCACAAAGGTGCCGAACGGGCTTTGCTCTATGAGATCATGCGCCAGAAGAATATCAAACGCCGGGGAGAAGAGGTTGTTATGGAAACACGTCACTTTGACGAGGCCCGTGGGGTCACTATTTCCATGAGGACCAAAGAAGAAGAGCACGATTATCGTTATTTCCCCGAACCCGATCTGGTACCTATGAGGGTCGGAAGCTGGGTCGACGGTATCCTTGAAACCCTTCCCGAACTGCCTGATGCCAGGCGCAGCAGGTTCATTTCAGACTACAGGATGGTGGATACCCATGCCAAGGCGCTGACATCTGACATCAGGGTGGCGGATTTCTATGAAGAGGTTGCCTCACAGGTAGACCCTGCCGCAGCAGCTGTATGGGTTTCCGATGTCCTTAAGGGAGAGCTTAATTACCGTGACCTCACCATAGCTTCCTTTACCGTTGAAGATATGGTAAAGATCATTGAGCTGGTAGTCGGTGGTAAGATTACCGAAAAGGGAGCTGTGGAGATCATACGCAATATCCTTGATGAAGGCGGTTGCCCGATGGGCATTGTGAAGGAGAAGGGCCTGCTGAAGGTAGAAGGAGATGTGGTCGACCAGGCCGTAGAGGAAGTTTTAAAAGAAAACCCCGAGGCTCTGGAGGATTATTTCGCAGGTAAGGAAAAATCCCTGAACTTCCTTGTGGGCCAGGTAATGAAGAAAACACGTGGCCGTGCGGATGCCCGCTCAGTACGTGAGATGATGCTGGAGGAAATCGATAAGAATTATCGATGA
- a CDS encoding DUF128 domain-containing protein → MTDPQIERKLIEIMRIINESDRPVGARIIADELRNRGYNLGERAVRYHLRILDERGFTEKHGYTGRSITLKGKDELEEALIGDRLDFVITRIEDLIYRTDYDPVKKQGNVIVNVSYVDKDDFEKTAGLMRGAVDYSISPRVGVFEEDSEDIFVPAGKVGIATVCSITFDGILLRHGIPVKPNFGGILSVENNEPVVFKDLISYRGTSIDPIKIFLMRQSTSVTGLLQSGSGTILANMRSIPQSAVGDASLLFQQLHESDIGGLLAMDNESGNVLGAPVDVGLSGIVVSAGVNALAVVEEYGIDVTTRPVSTIMDYGTMKTL, encoded by the coding sequence ATGACTGACCCCCAGATCGAAAGAAAACTTATCGAAATCATGCGTATTATCAATGAAAGTGACAGGCCTGTAGGTGCCCGTATCATTGCCGACGAATTACGCAACAGGGGTTACAATCTTGGTGAACGGGCTGTACGCTATCACCTCAGGATACTGGACGAGCGTGGCTTTACCGAAAAACACGGCTATACAGGTCGCTCCATCACGTTAAAAGGTAAGGATGAACTGGAAGAGGCCCTCATTGGTGACAGGCTTGATTTTGTAATCACAAGAATTGAGGACCTGATCTATCGCACAGATTATGATCCGGTAAAAAAGCAAGGGAATGTGATTGTAAACGTATCCTATGTGGACAAGGATGATTTTGAAAAAACTGCCGGCTTGATGCGAGGTGCAGTTGATTACTCAATAAGTCCCAGAGTGGGAGTTTTTGAAGAAGATTCGGAGGATATATTTGTTCCAGCGGGAAAAGTGGGGATTGCGACAGTTTGCAGTATTACTTTTGATGGAATTCTCCTGCGGCATGGAATTCCGGTAAAACCGAACTTCGGGGGTATTCTTTCTGTGGAAAACAATGAACCCGTGGTATTTAAAGACCTGATTTCGTACAGGGGTACATCTATAGACCCAATTAAGATTTTTTTGATGCGCCAATCCACATCGGTAACAGGTTTGCTCCAGTCGGGTTCCGGTACCATACTGGCTAATATGCGTAGTATTCCGCAATCTGCTGTTGGAGATGCCAGCCTTCTTTTCCAGCAATTGCATGAATCTGATATAGGCGGGTTGCTTGCGATGGATAACGAATCGGGTAATGTGCTGGGAGCACCTGTAGATGTTGGTCTGTCGGGAATTGTTGTTTCTGCAGGAGTAAATGCCCTGGCTGTTGTTGAAGAATACGGTATTGATGTAACTACAAGGCCCGTTTCAACGATAATGGATTATGGAACAATGAAAACCCTGTGA
- a CDS encoding phasin family protein — translation MYDPVYYMKKFGLFTVGLYALTEEKINEYVKELVESGEINREEGKKFVTDLIETKRKQQEEMEEKMSSRVKEAVNKSDVATQEHVKNLEEKIDRLEKMLAKSLGEDAPSGEKGKHEKNDEWS, via the coding sequence ATGTACGATCCTGTATATTATATGAAAAAATTTGGGCTTTTTACCGTGGGTTTGTATGCCCTGACCGAAGAGAAGATCAATGAATATGTGAAGGAGCTTGTTGAGAGTGGGGAAATCAACAGGGAAGAGGGTAAAAAGTTCGTGACGGACTTGATTGAAACCAAGAGGAAGCAGCAGGAAGAGATGGAGGAAAAGATGTCTTCCCGGGTCAAGGAAGCTGTCAATAAATCTGATGTTGCAACCCAGGAACATGTAAAGAACCTGGAAGAAAAAATAGACCGGCTTGAAAAAATGCTTGCAAAATCTCTGGGAGAGGATGCACCCTCTGGAGAAAAAGGCAAGCATGAAAAAAATGATGAGTGGTCCTGA
- a CDS encoding 50S ribosomal protein L40e has translation MARFPEAEERILNKKICMNCNARNAVRAVKCRKCGYKNLRVKSKEVKRG, from the coding sequence ATGGCAAGATTCCCCGAAGCTGAGGAACGTATACTTAACAAGAAGATCTGCATGAATTGCAATGCCCGTAACGCTGTAAGGGCTGTTAAGTGCAGAAAGTGTGGTTACAAAAATCTCCGTGTAAAATCCAAGGAAGTAAAGAGAGGCTGA
- a CDS encoding ABC transporter ATP-binding protein encodes MLKVKGISKIYDSPCGKKQVLKDISFTVQNGKILGITGKSGSGKSTVLEILRGIETFDSGTIEIDGTAIDSDMGQAGQRFLMCNSALHLQRNFSLWSGKAVENIIRRLYYARQGYEALPENDHPLYDEMYEEAMAYLGIVGLKEKALHFSGALSGGEKQRLILARQLASRPSVLLLDEPVTMAGPDSKQQILDIILLLKEKLNIPILVVSHLPEILSYLADDMLYIDEGKIVASGSCGEVLDKFLHGMAEKKPLGTFSEEVCVRAENIAKRYSLWRVGEVLDLKDISLSVNRGEILGLIGPSGSGKTTLLRMLAGLLEPQSGRVLYSLEDNWVDISRFSPQRMEMRRRMSIMHQEFTLSPHSTIGQHIAFKLRLKRQGAVEHARQKAEEMGISEKMLDTIYQLPDMAEAEKEQSLSKMGLTPQVYLELFPAWPDLDVAKYAEPVFNALNLSPEILGKKPAQISGGEHVRSYIAVSLATSPDILMLDEPFGDLDPITLRDVTNSLKEINSRFGTTIVFVSHHMDFVKEVAHRAALVSGGSVIEEGNARDVCDNFIESTGVTYIGKGIDGLLSK; translated from the coding sequence ATGCTTAAAGTAAAAGGTATTTCAAAAATTTACGATTCTCCCTGCGGGAAAAAACAGGTACTTAAGGATATCAGTTTTACCGTACAGAATGGCAAAATACTTGGCATTACAGGCAAAAGCGGTAGCGGTAAATCTACCGTGCTTGAAATTTTACGTGGAATTGAAACCTTTGACAGTGGAACTATTGAGATTGACGGTACGGCTATAGATTCGGATATGGGACAAGCCGGTCAGCGTTTTTTGATGTGTAATAGTGCCCTTCACCTTCAGCGCAATTTCAGCCTCTGGTCCGGTAAAGCAGTTGAAAATATAATCCGCAGGCTTTATTATGCAAGGCAGGGTTACGAAGCCCTCCCGGAAAACGATCATCCTCTTTATGACGAAATGTACGAGGAGGCAATGGCCTATCTGGGTATTGTCGGTTTGAAGGAAAAAGCCCTGCATTTCTCTGGAGCATTGAGTGGAGGAGAAAAACAACGTCTGATTCTTGCCCGCCAGCTTGCATCCCGTCCATCTGTGCTGCTGCTGGATGAGCCTGTCACAATGGCAGGGCCGGATTCCAAACAGCAAATACTGGACATAATTCTCCTTCTGAAAGAAAAACTCAACATTCCTATTCTGGTAGTATCCCATCTTCCGGAAATATTGAGTTACCTTGCCGATGATATGCTCTACATTGATGAAGGAAAAATTGTGGCATCGGGTAGTTGCGGCGAAGTTCTGGATAAGTTCCTTCATGGAATGGCTGAAAAAAAACCTCTGGGTACTTTTTCAGAAGAGGTTTGTGTCAGGGCAGAAAATATTGCCAAGCGTTATTCTCTCTGGAGGGTAGGGGAAGTTTTGGACCTGAAGGATATCTCTCTTTCTGTTAACAGGGGTGAGATACTGGGTTTGATAGGTCCTTCCGGAAGTGGCAAGACAACCCTGTTACGGATGCTTGCCGGCCTGCTTGAACCCCAAAGTGGAAGGGTCCTTTATTCCCTTGAGGATAACTGGGTTGATATTTCCCGTTTCAGCCCCCAAAGAATGGAAATGCGCCGCAGAATGAGTATAATGCATCAGGAATTTACGTTGTCCCCTCATTCTACAATAGGACAACATATCGCCTTTAAACTCAGGCTAAAAAGACAGGGTGCGGTAGAACACGCCCGTCAAAAAGCAGAGGAGATGGGTATTTCTGAAAAGATGCTGGATACGATTTATCAGTTGCCAGATATGGCAGAGGCAGAAAAAGAACAATCCCTTTCAAAAATGGGCCTGACACCACAGGTCTACCTTGAATTATTCCCCGCCTGGCCGGACCTTGATGTGGCCAAATATGCAGAACCTGTATTTAATGCTCTGAATCTTTCTCCTGAAATACTTGGAAAAAAACCTGCACAGATAAGTGGTGGAGAACATGTGAGATCTTATATTGCAGTATCTCTTGCCACATCTCCGGACATACTCATGCTGGATGAACCTTTTGGAGACCTTGACCCGATTACTCTGAGGGATGTTACCAATTCACTCAAGGAAATAAATAGCAGGTTTGGCACTACCATAGTTTTTGTCAGCCATCACATGGATTTTGTGAAAGAAGTGGCCCACAGGGCAGCTTTGGTATCCGGAGGTTCGGTGATTGAAGAAGGGAATGCCCGGGATGTATGTGATAACTTCATAGAATCGACCGGTGTAACCTACATTGGAAAGGGCATTGATGGGCTGCTTTCAAAGTAA
- the tes gene encoding tetraether lipid synthase Tes, with translation MHNTKSVCPECKKIIEATVFENNGRVLMGKECPEHGKFEEVYWSDANLYRKFQKYQHEGTGVSNPLTSGDAGCPLSCGLCPSHKTTTLLANIDVTNRCNLNCPICFANAKTRGFIYEPSFQQIEDMLKILREEKPTPCAAIQFSGGEPTVRDDLPAMIQKAKELGFVQIQIATNGVRIAKDIAFARKLKNAGLHTIYLSFDGVKEETYQKIRNFNALPIKKKAIDNCREAGIQSIVLVPTLVKGENDDQLAEIIRFATDKLDVVKGINFQPVAFTGRIDRQSREKQRFTIPDLIKGLADQTYGEVPEKAWYPIPFVVPISRFIEGIQGKYLPEFTVHPHCGAATYLFVEKDRIIPITDFLDVEGFIELLDNATKDLNGTKTRNLINLARVVREIPKLVDQEKAPKSINVTKMLINIIKEGEKEVASQFHRKSLFVGAMHFQDLYNFDLERVCRCGIHYATPDGRIIPFCSYNTFHRDEVEGQFLKPYNLNAK, from the coding sequence ATGCATAACACTAAATCTGTTTGTCCGGAATGCAAGAAAATCATTGAAGCTACCGTATTTGAAAATAATGGCAGAGTATTGATGGGAAAAGAATGTCCAGAGCATGGGAAATTCGAAGAAGTCTACTGGTCGGATGCCAACCTGTATCGAAAATTCCAGAAATACCAACATGAAGGAACCGGAGTTTCAAACCCGCTGACTTCAGGTGATGCGGGTTGCCCATTGAGTTGCGGACTTTGCCCGTCCCATAAAACAACAACCCTTCTTGCAAACATCGATGTTACAAACCGCTGTAACCTCAATTGTCCCATCTGTTTTGCCAATGCAAAAACCCGGGGCTTCATTTATGAACCCAGTTTCCAGCAGATAGAAGATATGCTAAAGATCCTGAGAGAAGAAAAACCAACCCCCTGTGCGGCAATACAATTCTCAGGAGGAGAACCAACTGTCCGAGATGACCTGCCCGCCATGATCCAGAAGGCAAAAGAACTGGGGTTTGTCCAGATCCAGATTGCTACAAACGGTGTCAGAATTGCAAAAGATATTGCATTTGCCCGAAAACTGAAAAATGCGGGATTGCATACAATATATCTCTCCTTTGATGGGGTCAAGGAAGAAACTTACCAAAAGATACGTAATTTCAATGCCCTGCCCATAAAAAAAAAGGCAATCGATAATTGCCGTGAAGCAGGTATTCAAAGTATCGTTCTCGTACCCACCCTCGTCAAAGGGGAAAACGACGATCAACTTGCCGAAATCATTCGGTTTGCCACCGATAAGCTGGACGTGGTGAAAGGAATCAACTTCCAGCCTGTGGCGTTCACCGGCAGAATTGACAGGCAAAGCAGGGAAAAACAGAGATTTACCATCCCTGACCTGATAAAAGGACTTGCAGATCAAACTTACGGGGAAGTGCCCGAAAAGGCCTGGTACCCAATACCCTTTGTGGTGCCCATCTCGCGTTTTATAGAAGGGATACAGGGAAAATACCTCCCCGAATTCACAGTCCATCCGCACTGTGGAGCCGCAACATACCTTTTTGTGGAGAAAGACAGAATCATACCGATTACGGATTTCCTTGATGTTGAAGGATTCATCGAATTGCTTGATAATGCCACAAAAGACCTCAACGGTACAAAAACCAGGAATCTGATCAACCTCGCCAGGGTAGTTCGGGAAATTCCAAAACTGGTAGATCAGGAAAAGGCCCCTAAATCAATCAATGTTACAAAAATGCTGATTAACATAATAAAAGAAGGTGAAAAGGAAGTTGCCAGCCAATTTCACCGGAAATCGCTTTTTGTTGGAGCAATGCATTTCCAGGATCTCTATAATTTTGACCTGGAAAGAGTTTGCCGCTGTGGCATCCATTATGCCACACCAGATGGAAGGATAATTCCTTTCTGTAGTTACAATACATTCCACAGGGATGAGGTGGAAGGACAATTCCTGAAACCCTACAATTTAAATGCAAAATGA
- a CDS encoding ABC1 kinase family protein, with protein sequence MVKRYGRIIDVLVSNGFGYFVDKMGLWSKGSVRSRVKGRFGREQETDTRPERARKVLEELGPTYVKFGQLLSMREDLIPLKYAQEFTKLQNDVPPFPFEDVKAVLKTELGSDIPELFSAFDEKPIAAASIGQVHKARLHSGEDVVVKIQRPGIRRIIEADLDIMYSLAGFAQEHIEEIKLYNPVAVVDELSRSIHSEMDYTQEARNIEHFLTNFENDPVIVIPQVYNDYSSDRILTLEYIEGVKCNKFEKLANENLDREKLATNVSEAFMKQVFEHGFFHADLHSGNIFALEDGRIALLDFGMSGHLSEDMRGLLIDALIAITNGDSTQYIEVMRDLGVADEKLDVRSFKADYDHFLFKYYGRTLDQVDATEVSSEMLSLLRKHQIQVPPNVALLFKGVMTVSGFAMQMVPNFNVTEVAEPYARKFMKKRFSPRNMAKNSSKNLWYVSRLLSRAPLQLSHILEVAEKGYLNLKFEHEGTDRLLAEISVASNRLAFSLIISAIIVGSSLVIQTGMEPQVWGVPLFGLLGFLAAGIFGMGLIIYIIRTGSL encoded by the coding sequence ATGGTCAAGCGATACGGGCGCATCATAGATGTACTCGTATCGAACGGATTTGGTTATTTTGTGGATAAAATGGGCCTCTGGTCAAAGGGTTCTGTTCGTAGTCGTGTCAAGGGTCGGTTTGGAAGGGAGCAGGAAACTGATACCCGTCCGGAAAGGGCACGTAAGGTTCTTGAAGAACTGGGCCCCACCTATGTCAAATTCGGCCAGTTACTCAGCATGCGGGAAGACCTGATACCCCTTAAGTACGCACAGGAATTTACAAAACTTCAGAATGATGTCCCTCCCTTTCCCTTTGAAGATGTAAAAGCAGTACTCAAGACCGAACTTGGCAGTGATATACCTGAACTGTTTTCCGCGTTTGATGAAAAACCGATTGCAGCTGCATCTATAGGGCAGGTCCATAAAGCACGCCTCCATAGCGGGGAAGATGTGGTTGTAAAGATACAGAGGCCGGGTATTCGCCGCATCATTGAGGCGGACCTGGATATCATGTACAGTCTTGCCGGGTTTGCCCAGGAGCACATCGAGGAAATAAAACTCTACAATCCGGTAGCCGTTGTAGATGAATTATCAAGGTCCATTCATTCCGAAATGGACTACACGCAGGAAGCAAGGAACATCGAACACTTCCTGACCAACTTTGAAAATGATCCTGTTATTGTAATTCCCCAGGTATACAATGATTACAGCAGCGATCGCATCCTGACCCTGGAATACATTGAAGGGGTAAAATGTAACAAATTTGAAAAGCTGGCAAATGAGAATCTGGATCGGGAAAAACTTGCCACAAATGTTTCTGAAGCATTCATGAAACAGGTTTTTGAACATGGTTTTTTCCATGCTGATCTCCATTCGGGTAACATATTTGCCCTGGAAGACGGCAGAATCGCCCTGCTGGATTTCGGGATGTCAGGTCATCTGTCCGAAGATATGCGTGGGCTTTTGATAGATGCCCTAATAGCCATAACAAACGGGGATAGTACCCAATACATAGAGGTTATGCGTGACCTAGGAGTGGCGGACGAAAAACTGGATGTGAGGTCCTTCAAAGCGGATTATGACCATTTCCTTTTCAAGTATTACGGGCGCACGTTAGATCAGGTGGATGCCACAGAAGTCTCCTCTGAAATGCTGTCCCTTTTGCGTAAGCATCAGATACAGGTACCTCCGAATGTTGCCCTGCTCTTTAAAGGAGTAATGACTGTAAGTGGGTTTGCTATGCAAATGGTCCCGAATTTCAATGTAACTGAGGTCGCCGAGCCCTATGCACGTAAATTCATGAAAAAACGCTTTTCTCCGCGTAATATGGCCAAAAACAGTTCAAAGAATCTCTGGTATGTAAGCAGGCTTCTCAGTCGTGCCCCCTTGCAGCTTTCACACATTCTCGAGGTTGCCGAAAAAGGCTACCTGAATCTTAAATTTGAACATGAAGGCACCGACCGTCTCCTTGCGGAAATAAGTGTTGCCTCCAACCGGCTTGCTTTCAGTCTTATCATTTCTGCCATTATAGTTGGTTCTTCCCTGGTTATACAAACCGGTATGGAACCCCAGGTGTGGGGAGTTCCGTTATTTGGTCTGCTTGGTTTCCTTGCTGCCGGGATTTTCGGGATGGGTCTGATTATATATATTATTAGGACTGGAAGTCTATAA
- a CDS encoding isocitrate/isopropylmalate dehydrogenase family protein has translation MTQYKVPVIPGDGIGPEIVAEGMKVIDAAGEKFGFDVDWIEYPHGADHYLETGELISEDTLKELSNYSAIYLGSIGDPRVAPGVLEKGILLAARFYFDQYVNLRPIKLLEGVWTPLKDKTPKDIDFTVVRENTEDFYIGIGGRSKKGTSKEMLEVSRSLYSAKFDLDIETDSEEIAYQIGMISKEGTRRVIEYAFDLAEKRDKHVASVDKANVLSDIYGFWREEFEDVAATHPDVETDFNYVDAITMWFVKNPDWFDVVVTPNMFGDIITDLGAMIQGGLGLAPGGNINPEGTSMFEPIHGSAPKYKGQNKVNPIATIWAGSMLIDQLGETEAGASIVSAIEQNIIENNVKTYDMGGSSKTSDVGDDIARIILEE, from the coding sequence CTGGATTGAGTATCCGCACGGTGCTGACCATTACCTTGAAACCGGGGAGCTGATAAGCGAGGACACACTCAAGGAACTCTCCAACTATTCAGCCATATACCTGGGTTCTATAGGAGACCCCAGGGTTGCCCCGGGTGTACTCGAGAAAGGCATCCTGCTTGCTGCACGTTTTTATTTTGACCAGTACGTTAACCTGCGTCCAATAAAACTTCTCGAGGGAGTATGGACTCCTTTAAAGGATAAAACCCCGAAAGATATTGATTTTACAGTGGTAAGGGAAAACACTGAAGATTTCTATATAGGAATCGGTGGAAGATCCAAGAAGGGTACCAGCAAGGAAATGCTTGAGGTCTCACGTTCCCTGTACTCCGCAAAATTTGACCTTGACATCGAAACCGACAGTGAGGAGATTGCCTACCAGATAGGAATGATCTCCAAGGAGGGTACCAGAAGGGTTATCGAGTATGCCTTTGATCTTGCAGAAAAGCGTGACAAGCATGTGGCTTCAGTGGATAAGGCAAATGTGCTCTCCGATATATATGGATTCTGGAGAGAAGAATTCGAAGACGTGGCTGCCACCCACCCCGATGTAGAAACAGATTTCAACTATGTTGATGCTATTACCATGTGGTTTGTCAAAAATCCAGACTGGTTTGATGTAGTTGTAACCCCCAACATGTTCGGGGACATAATCACCGATCTGGGCGCAATGATACAGGGAGGACTGGGACTTGCACCCGGCGGAAACATCAATCCCGAAGGAACCAGTATGTTCGAACCAATCCACGGTTCTGCACCCAAGTACAAGGGACAGAACAAGGTCAACCCTATCGCCACAATATGGGCCGGTTCCATGCTGATAGACCAGCTCGGAGAAACCGAAGCTGGTGCAAGTATTGTTTCTGCCATTGAACAGAACATAATAGAAAACAATGTCAAAACCTATGATATGGGAGGCAGCTCTAAAACCTCCGATGTGGGAGATGATATTGCCAGAATAATACTTGAAGAATAA